AACAGAGGCAGAGCGATAATGATTGCGAGAAATAGTGGTGTTCGTCTTTTCACAGGTCCTTCCGGTGGTGTGACTCGAAGATTGAACGCCTTAGTTCATCCCCGGTCACGCTCTTTTTTACACGCGTATTAATACGTCTGTTGAGTTGCCCGCTTATACTGTCGAGCTTTCAACTCTTTACGTTGCTTATTCCAATCCTGATCAGATTCCAGCGCTTGCGCATCCTGCAGGGCTTCCTCTTCCTGCTCTTGCAAGCGTGGCGAATTCAGCGATCTAGCCTGAGCTCCCAGGTATGATGCGCTATCCTGAAGGATTTTCTTTGCGCCTTCCAGATCACCACTATCCCGAGCTTCAATCGCATCACGACTATACTCATTTGCCACCTGTTCAACCGCCGCTTCAAGCGCTTTGTCATCCCGGGCAGCCGTCACTTCCAGTTGCGAACGGCTAAAACGAGCAACACTCTGACCCGCCAGTTGTTCCTGGTTCTGGGTCAGAAGATTATCGTAATGAACATTCACAGATACCAGTTCAATCTCTGTTTCAGCCTGCTGCTCAGGTACTTCTACCTCAAGAATAACGAATTTTTCCTGCTCGCTATACAACTGATTCAATCGGGTTGTGACCCGGTTACCAATGATCTCGCTTTCCCGTCCCAACAGACGAACAGGCTTTACACCGTTGCGGCAATTAATCTCAATATTTACCCCCTGTGCAACCACTGACAACACATCACCAAATTCATACTGAAACACAGACGCCAGATCTTCAGCATTTTCAACAAACGCGTGATTACCATCACTAAAGCCCGCCAAACGGGTCATCAGATCTTCGTTATAACCTAACCCCAGCCCGATAGTGGTCACACTGATGCCTTCTTTCGCTAACGAAGCGCCCAGCTCACCTAGCTCAGACGCAGATTGAGGGCCGACATTAGCCAAACCATCGGACAGCAAAATAACCCGATTGACTTTATTCCGACTCAGAAACTTGCGCAGCTCATTCGCCCCTTTGCTGACACCGGCAAACAGCGCGGTATTACCATCCGCCCGAACATCCCGAATGGCATTGTATATCGCCCGCTGGTCACGCACCTGGGTTGCTGGCACCACCACTTGCACCCTGGAATCGTAACTGACCACGGAGACTATATCCCGCTCATCAAGGCGCCTAATCGCCATAATGGCGGCTTCACGGGCATACTGAATTTTTTCACCGCTCATTGAGCCCGATTTATCCAACACAATAGCCACATTGGCCGGTATCCGTGCTTGCCTATCCTGCTGCTTAAAGCCTTCCAGTGACACTTTGATAAACGCCCGATGGCTGCGTTCCGCTTCCATCACCGGGGTAGCCAGATTAATACTCAGATTCACCTGATTAGCCTGAGCCAGCACTGGCAGCAGGCTCAGTAAAACAAATCCGAATGTCCGTATAGTTCGTCT
The genomic region above belongs to Amphritea japonica ATCC BAA-1530 and contains:
- a CDS encoding vWA domain-containing protein; amino-acid sequence: MNTQSDKHMLRRTIRTFGFVLLSLLPVLAQANQVNLSINLATPVMEAERSHRAFIKVSLEGFKQQDRQARIPANVAIVLDKSGSMSGEKIQYAREAAIMAIRRLDERDIVSVVSYDSRVQVVVPATQVRDQRAIYNAIRDVRADGNTALFAGVSKGANELRKFLSRNKVNRVILLSDGLANVGPQSASELGELGASLAKEGISVTTIGLGLGYNEDLMTRLAGFSDGNHAFVENAEDLASVFQYEFGDVLSVVAQGVNIEINCRNGVKPVRLLGRESEIIGNRVTTRLNQLYSEQEKFVILEVEVPEQQAETEIELVSVNVHYDNLLTQNQEQLAGQSVARFSRSQLEVTAARDDKALEAAVEQVANEYSRDAIEARDSGDLEGAKKILQDSASYLGAQARSLNSPRLQEQEEEALQDAQALESDQDWNKQRKELKARQYKRATQQTY